Proteins encoded together in one Ferroglobus placidus DSM 10642 window:
- a CDS encoding ornithine cyclodeaminase, protein MIGKEVEFEGHLIDSLILSKALDTILDLEGEFEILEFRVGRKKEEHSYARLFVAGKDEEHLNKILRELHKLGAREIKPEEVELKEAEADKVLPDNFYVTTNHPTYVFYKGRWIEVEDISMDRVIAIRDDRAVCISIDEVKKGDKIVVGEKGVKVVPPERPRKYSPFQFMGGSVSSERPTEEITEIIAREMIELKKKGGRIAVVAGPAVNHTGAREALAAMIRDGYVDLLLSGNALAVHDIEASLFGTSLGMDLRTGRPVPGGNRHHLYTISKIISVGGIKRAVELGIVKDGIMYECVKNNVPFILAGSIRDDGPLPEVITDVMKAKKAMKEALRGIDMVLMLATTLHSIAVGNLLPSTVKTICVDINPATVTKLMDRGTAQAIGVVTDVGLFLPKLYEKLRELRE, encoded by the coding sequence ATGATAGGGAAGGAAGTCGAGTTTGAAGGGCATTTGATAGATTCGCTCATACTGAGCAAAGCCCTCGACACGATCCTCGATTTAGAGGGGGAATTCGAAATACTCGAGTTTAGGGTCGGAAGGAAAAAGGAAGAGCACAGCTACGCTCGGCTTTTCGTAGCTGGAAAGGATGAGGAGCATCTAAACAAGATTTTGAGGGAGCTTCACAAACTTGGAGCGAGGGAGATAAAGCCCGAGGAAGTGGAATTGAAGGAGGCTGAGGCTGATAAAGTTTTGCCGGACAACTTCTACGTCACCACAAACCACCCGACCTACGTGTTCTACAAAGGGAGGTGGATTGAAGTAGAAGACATTAGCATGGACAGGGTTATTGCGATAAGAGACGACAGAGCAGTCTGCATCTCTATTGATGAGGTGAAGAAGGGAGACAAGATAGTCGTGGGTGAAAAAGGAGTTAAAGTCGTTCCTCCAGAGAGACCGAGAAAATACTCTCCGTTCCAGTTCATGGGTGGTAGCGTTTCCTCAGAAAGACCGACCGAGGAAATAACGGAGATAATAGCGAGGGAGATGATCGAGCTTAAAAAGAAAGGTGGCAGAATTGCTGTTGTAGCCGGACCGGCTGTGAACCACACCGGAGCGAGAGAAGCTCTTGCGGCGATGATAAGAGACGGATACGTTGATTTACTTCTTTCCGGAAACGCTTTAGCAGTTCACGACATCGAAGCTTCTCTCTTCGGCACGTCTCTCGGAATGGACCTTCGCACGGGCAGACCCGTGCCGGGAGGAAACAGACACCACTTGTACACGATAAGCAAAATCATATCGGTAGGAGGAATAAAAAGGGCTGTTGAGCTCGGAATAGTCAAGGACGGAATAATGTACGAGTGCGTTAAGAACAACGTCCCCTTCATCTTAGCCGGATCGATCAGAGACGATGGTCCCCTTCCCGAGGTTATCACCGACGTCATGAAAGCTAAGAAGGCTATGAAGGAGGCTTTGAGGGGGATAGACATGGTTTTAATGCTTGCGACAACTCTGCACAGCATAGCTGTAGGAAATCTTTTGCCATCAACTGTGAAAACGATATGCGTTGACATAAACCCGGCAACCGTGACGAAGCTAATGGACAGAGGAACAGCTCAAGCCATCGGAGTGGTTACAGATGTCGGACTATTTTTGCCTAAACTTTACGAAAAACTGAGGGAGTTGAGAGAATGA
- the argB gene encoding acetylglutamate kinase, whose product MEKVKTLVEALPYIREFHGKVMVIKIGGHAMVNEKILESAVRDVILLYFVGIKPIVVHGGGPEISEKMERLGIKPKFVDGLRVTDEETIEVVQMVLDGKINSKIVSLFIKNGGKAVGMSGKDGLLVVAKKKKVKKKIGDSEVELDLGYVGETEIVNPEILKILIDNGFIPVVSPVAVDLNGNIYNMNADTVAGDIAAALKAKKLIILTDVPGILRDVNDPNSVISKISLKELEEMLKKGELSGGMIPKAEAIIKALKGGVERGHIINGSVEHAILLELFTKEGIGTMVYP is encoded by the coding sequence ATGGAAAAAGTGAAGACGCTCGTTGAGGCTCTACCTTACATAAGAGAATTTCACGGAAAAGTAATGGTCATCAAAATAGGCGGACACGCGATGGTCAACGAGAAAATTTTGGAGAGTGCCGTAAGAGATGTCATCCTTCTGTATTTCGTCGGTATTAAGCCGATCGTCGTTCACGGTGGCGGTCCGGAGATAAGCGAGAAGATGGAGAGGTTGGGGATAAAACCGAAGTTCGTTGACGGACTGAGAGTTACGGATGAGGAGACGATAGAAGTCGTTCAGATGGTACTCGACGGGAAGATCAATTCCAAGATCGTTTCCCTCTTCATAAAAAACGGCGGAAAAGCAGTTGGTATGTCCGGAAAGGACGGACTGCTTGTTGTTGCGAAAAAGAAGAAGGTGAAGAAGAAGATCGGAGATAGCGAGGTCGAGTTGGATTTGGGTTACGTAGGCGAGACTGAAATAGTTAACCCCGAAATTTTGAAAATACTCATCGATAACGGTTTTATTCCGGTAGTTTCTCCCGTTGCTGTCGACTTGAACGGGAACATCTACAACATGAACGCAGATACGGTTGCGGGAGACATAGCTGCTGCGTTGAAGGCTAAGAAGCTGATCATTCTCACCGACGTCCCGGGGATACTTAGGGATGTTAACGATCCGAACTCGGTAATTTCCAAGATAAGCTTGAAGGAGCTCGAAGAAATGCTTAAAAAAGGAGAGCTTAGCGGCGGAATGATTCCGAAAGCTGAAGCTATAATAAAGGCTTTGAAGGGAGGAGTGGAGAGGGGACACATAATAAACGGATCAGTAGAACATGCCATTCTCCTTGAGCTGTTTACTAAGGAAGGGATAGGAACGATGGTTTATCCGTGA
- the rpoE gene encoding DNA-directed RNA polymerase, translating into MYARVKIRDTVRVPPNRLGEDMEEVINELLWEQFEGKLDREYGMIVGIESIEEIGEGRIIEGDGGVYFDVIFNAITFKPLLQEVVEGEVVEIVEFGAFVSIGPMDGLLHMSQIMDDYIVYDEKNKRLVGKETKRSLEEGDAVRVRIVALSLKERDPSKSKIGLTMRQPWLGAIKWLEEEIKKILEEKA; encoded by the coding sequence ATGTACGCGAGGGTCAAAATTAGGGACACTGTCAGAGTTCCTCCAAACAGGCTCGGGGAGGATATGGAGGAGGTAATTAACGAACTTCTCTGGGAGCAGTTTGAGGGGAAGCTGGATAGGGAATACGGGATGATCGTGGGTATAGAGAGCATAGAGGAAATAGGAGAGGGAAGAATAATTGAGGGAGATGGTGGAGTTTATTTCGATGTGATTTTCAACGCGATAACTTTCAAGCCCCTACTTCAGGAGGTTGTCGAAGGGGAAGTGGTGGAGATAGTTGAATTTGGAGCGTTTGTTTCGATAGGACCGATGGACGGCTTGCTCCACATGAGCCAGATAATGGACGACTACATCGTTTACGACGAGAAGAACAAGAGGTTAGTAGGGAAAGAAACGAAGAGGTCGCTTGAGGAGGGAGATGCCGTAAGGGTGAGAATAGTCGCTCTAAGCTTAAAGGAGAGGGACCCGTCGAAAAGCAAGATAGGTTTGACGATGCGCCAGCCATGGCTTGGGGCAATAAAATGGCTTGAGGAGGAGATCAAAAAGATTCTGGAGGAGAAGGCATGA
- a CDS encoding arginase family protein, with amino-acid sequence MATYVFFHREFVGKNWPIVGDRYRGFESLIEEFKKLGAAVFEPEEVDENLLLKVHTEKFLEEQSKNWYYRGAKLTVGGVVKACELVWKEKGNAVVFSVAAGHHAGRNHAWGGTYLNCAGTALVRLRELGLRRIALIDTDAHHGDGDRDVLFGDRNALHICFCWNNIVEDGGTKICVRVSDVDGDEEYLERVLDTFGIIEKFEPEMILHFFGHDTHKYDYGSLGLSEEFFPKLAKEIKNLADEICEGRYVLIDGGGANREVGMKIWREIVKILLS; translated from the coding sequence ATGGCAACCTACGTTTTCTTTCACAGAGAATTCGTGGGAAAAAATTGGCCAATAGTCGGAGACAGATACAGAGGTTTCGAAAGCTTGATCGAGGAATTTAAAAAGCTTGGAGCCGCAGTTTTTGAGCCAGAAGAAGTTGACGAAAATCTTTTGCTGAAAGTACACACGGAAAAGTTTCTGGAAGAGCAGAGCAAAAACTGGTACTACAGAGGAGCCAAGCTCACCGTAGGAGGAGTTGTGAAGGCTTGCGAGCTCGTGTGGAAGGAAAAAGGTAACGCGGTGGTTTTCTCCGTTGCTGCCGGACATCACGCTGGAAGAAATCACGCTTGGGGCGGTACTTATCTTAACTGCGCCGGAACGGCTTTGGTTAGACTCAGAGAGCTCGGATTGAGGAGAATCGCTTTGATAGACACAGACGCTCATCACGGAGACGGAGACAGAGACGTCCTCTTCGGAGATAGAAACGCTCTTCACATCTGCTTCTGCTGGAACAACATCGTCGAGGACGGAGGAACTAAGATCTGCGTTAGAGTGAGCGACGTCGATGGAGACGAGGAGTACCTTGAGAGAGTTTTAGACACCTTTGGCATTATAGAAAAATTCGAGCCGGAAATGATACTGCACTTCTTCGGACACGACACTCATAAATACGATTACGGTAGCCTGGGCTTAAGCGAGGAGTTCTTTCCGAAACTCGCTAAGGAGATTAAAAATTTGGCTGACGAGATCTGCGAGGGAAGATACGTTCTTATAGATGGTGGCGGAGCTAACAGAGAGGTAGGAATGAAAATCTGGAGAGAAATCGTAAAAATTCTTCTGAGTTAA
- a CDS encoding 30S ribosomal protein S24e produces MELRIEKERYNPLLKRREVYFRVTFNGATPKRSEVREKLAALLNANSNTTVIDWMRNEFGKTEAVGYAKIYDSEEDMRSIEEEHVLRRNFGGKEEEEGGE; encoded by the coding sequence ATGGAACTGAGAATAGAAAAGGAGAGATACAATCCGCTCCTTAAAAGGAGGGAAGTTTACTTTAGAGTAACATTCAACGGAGCCACGCCGAAGAGGAGCGAAGTTAGAGAAAAGCTTGCCGCTCTGCTCAACGCAAATTCGAACACAACAGTAATCGACTGGATGAGGAACGAATTTGGGAAGACTGAAGCTGTGGGTTACGCTAAAATCTACGACAGCGAAGAAGACATGAGAAGCATCGAAGAAGAGCACGTTTTGAGGAGGAACTTCGGAGGTAAGGAGGAAGAAGAGGGAGGTGAGTGA
- a CDS encoding GTP-dependent dephospho-CoA kinase family protein, with product MLRMPESLRKDLQKPYGRVYRGRGVELVKRIEELRKAKYVACIGDLVSLYSLQAGYKPDIVVLDYKTEREKLDDDFSSKISKLLEGYEKVEAENPQSCISEDLVEKLVEAVRNLGRRRTAVIVKGEEDLATLVLAALMPSGSIILYGIPSVGIAAYEVGEKVLILNLLQKFEAEENDRVMKMIEEVLEWN from the coding sequence ATGCTGAGAATGCCGGAATCTCTAAGAAAAGATCTTCAAAAGCCTTACGGCAGAGTGTACAGAGGTAGAGGGGTTGAGCTGGTTAAGAGAATTGAAGAGTTAAGAAAAGCGAAGTACGTGGCTTGCATAGGAGATCTCGTAAGCCTATACTCGCTCCAAGCAGGATACAAGCCGGATATCGTCGTTCTGGACTATAAAACGGAGAGGGAAAAACTCGATGACGATTTTTCCTCGAAAATTTCAAAACTGCTTGAAGGCTACGAAAAAGTAGAGGCTGAAAATCCCCAAAGCTGCATAAGCGAAGATCTGGTGGAAAAGTTGGTTGAAGCTGTCAGAAATCTCGGGAGGAGGAGAACTGCCGTGATCGTTAAGGGAGAGGAAGATTTGGCTACCCTCGTTTTAGCTGCTTTAATGCCTTCCGGCTCGATAATTCTCTACGGAATCCCTTCCGTTGGGATCGCTGCTTATGAGGTCGGTGAAAAAGTTCTAATACTCAACCTTCTCCAGAAGTTTGAAGCCGAAGAAAACGATAGGGTTATGAAAATGATCGAGGAGGTGTTGGAATGGAACTGA
- the purM gene encoding phosphoribosylformylglycinamidine cyclo-ligase has product MRTYAEAGVDIKKEEKAVKSLVSALKFRREGFGKVVLTNHFASVIDVGFLLAITTDGVGTKIKVAEAMRNFKTIGIDCVAMNANDLMAVGAEPIAMVDYIATNSPDEKIMEEIGIGLNEGCKIANMSLIGGETATLDFVKGWDLSGTAIGVVKKLITGEKIVEGDVIYAFPSSGIHSNGLTLARKLIESSGLSYFDKFEDRTIGEELLKPTRIYVETLEIIEKFDVHGIANITGGGLLNLKRLKDVKFVIDNPLKPQKIFEFLQRLGEIDTKEMYRTFNMGMGYMLILPEDDAKELEKRYDGKIVGYVEEGEGVYLKDLRIDD; this is encoded by the coding sequence ATGAGAACTTACGCGGAGGCGGGAGTTGACATAAAAAAGGAAGAAAAAGCCGTGAAGAGTCTCGTTTCCGCGTTAAAATTCAGGAGGGAAGGTTTCGGAAAGGTCGTTTTGACGAATCACTTCGCAAGCGTCATCGACGTGGGGTTTCTGTTAGCGATAACTACCGACGGCGTTGGAACGAAGATAAAAGTTGCGGAGGCGATGAGGAATTTCAAAACCATAGGAATCGACTGCGTAGCTATGAACGCTAACGATCTAATGGCTGTGGGAGCTGAGCCGATAGCTATGGTCGATTACATAGCCACCAACAGCCCGGATGAAAAAATAATGGAGGAGATAGGGATAGGACTGAACGAAGGTTGTAAAATAGCAAACATGTCTTTGATTGGCGGAGAGACGGCAACACTGGATTTCGTTAAAGGATGGGATCTCTCCGGAACGGCTATAGGAGTTGTGAAGAAGCTAATAACGGGAGAAAAAATCGTTGAGGGAGACGTTATATACGCTTTTCCGAGCAGCGGAATTCACAGCAACGGATTGACTTTGGCAAGAAAACTCATCGAATCTTCGGGTTTAAGCTACTTCGACAAGTTCGAGGATAGAACGATAGGAGAAGAGCTTCTTAAGCCGACGAGAATTTACGTGGAAACCCTCGAAATTATAGAGAAGTTCGACGTGCACGGGATAGCAAACATAACCGGTGGAGGTTTGTTAAATCTGAAAAGGTTGAAAGATGTGAAGTTTGTAATAGATAATCCCCTCAAACCTCAAAAAATATTCGAGTTCCTCCAGAGGTTAGGGGAGATAGATACAAAAGAGATGTACAGAACTTTCAACATGGGCATGGGATACATGCTGATTTTGCCGGAAGATGATGCGAAAGAGCTCGAAAAAAGATACGACGGTAAGATTGTAGGCTACGTTGAGGAAGGGGAAGGGGTTTACCTAAAAGATCTTAGGATAGACGATTAA
- a CDS encoding YkgJ family cysteine cluster protein, with product MKVPWKRVHSWKCLACGSCCKVYKPRLTFYEYLRLPKQFVEERRGRYYIRKINGRCPFQYGNLCAIQEKKPLSCKLFPFSIYERGEDDALFVYKDEEYYVYVDTFCKNLKLGKPSKEFINAIIEAIKIYRGEKTTPELITSRRALGTFFS from the coding sequence ATGAAGGTGCCGTGGAAACGAGTCCACTCTTGGAAATGCTTAGCTTGCGGTAGCTGCTGCAAAGTTTACAAGCCGAGGTTGACTTTTTACGAGTATTTGAGACTGCCGAAGCAGTTCGTTGAGGAGAGGAGAGGGAGATACTACATAAGAAAGATCAACGGAAGGTGTCCCTTTCAATACGGAAACCTCTGCGCGATTCAGGAAAAGAAGCCGCTGTCTTGCAAGCTATTTCCTTTTTCGATTTACGAGAGGGGAGAAGATGACGCTCTCTTCGTCTACAAGGACGAAGAGTATTACGTTTACGTAGATACCTTCTGCAAGAACTTGAAGCTTGGAAAGCCCAGTAAGGAATTTATCAACGCAATAATTGAGGCAATAAAAATTTATAGAGGAGAAAAAACGACTCCGGAGCTTATAACCTCAAGAAGAGCCCTTGGTACTTTCTTCTCTTAG
- a CDS encoding 30S ribosomal protein S27ae — MAKGKGGGKGKEVVSRFYEIKGDRVVRTRKFCPRCGEGVFMAEHKDRRTCGKCGYTEFKR, encoded by the coding sequence TTGGCTAAAGGCAAAGGTGGTGGAAAAGGGAAAGAAGTGGTGTCCAGATTTTACGAGATTAAGGGAGACAGAGTTGTTAGAACGAGAAAGTTCTGTCCGAGGTGCGGAGAAGGAGTTTTCATGGCTGAACACAAAGACAGAAGAACTTGCGGAAAGTGCGGTTACACAGAATTTAAGAGATGA
- a CDS encoding sugar phosphate isomerase/epimerase family protein, with translation MVMLGFQPGVDQKLEDALKFAKENDFDHVEILMDHPYYHYEYLNSATVLELKGIYDVEIIIHASAVYTNFLSVSSVMRKASYEELEKTLKFAEEIDSPLVTIHLGWNPGFITSRGFIFKEGWYEKTNERALEELKGFLADKEIVAIENTISVRGVIEKKLREIFEETEAKITLDVGHYNVKEGHELFLEYEEKIANIHLHDNRGEYDEHLPLGEGSVDFKAFIPKNYKGYLTLELRDEDGILASKKILEEVLG, from the coding sequence ATGGTTATGCTTGGCTTTCAGCCGGGAGTGGATCAGAAGCTCGAAGATGCTTTGAAGTTCGCTAAAGAAAACGATTTCGATCACGTAGAGATTTTGATGGATCATCCGTACTACCATTACGAGTATCTTAATTCCGCAACTGTGCTTGAGTTGAAGGGGATCTACGACGTAGAGATTATAATTCACGCTTCGGCCGTTTACACGAACTTTCTTTCGGTGAGCAGCGTGATGAGGAAAGCGAGTTACGAGGAGCTTGAGAAAACTTTGAAGTTCGCCGAAGAGATAGATTCGCCGCTAGTAACAATTCACCTCGGATGGAATCCCGGATTCATAACTTCCCGGGGATTTATTTTCAAAGAGGGGTGGTACGAAAAAACTAACGAGAGAGCTCTCGAGGAGCTTAAAGGATTTTTGGCAGACAAAGAAATCGTGGCTATAGAGAACACGATATCCGTTAGGGGAGTGATAGAAAAGAAGCTCAGAGAAATATTCGAGGAGACCGAAGCCAAGATAACTCTCGACGTAGGGCATTACAACGTTAAAGAAGGGCACGAGCTGTTTTTGGAATACGAAGAAAAGATAGCGAACATACACCTCCACGACAATAGAGGGGAATACGACGAGCACCTCCCCCTCGGAGAGGGGAGCGTAGATTTCAAAGCTTTCATACCAAAGAATTATAAAGGCTACCTAACCTTAGAGCTTCGGGACGAAGATGGAATACTTGCTTCGAAAAAAATCTTGGAGGAGGTACTCGGATGA
- the spt4 gene encoding transcription elongation factor subunit Spt4, which produces MTEVACKSCKYITSEATVCKICGGRDFTKNWYGYLVVIDPEKSEIAKKLGIKYPGKYALTVS; this is translated from the coding sequence ATGACGGAAGTGGCTTGTAAATCCTGCAAATACATCACGAGCGAAGCCACGGTCTGCAAAATCTGCGGAGGAAGGGATTTCACGAAAAACTGGTACGGATATTTAGTGGTGATAGACCCGGAAAAGAGCGAAATAGCGAAGAAGCTCGGAATTAAGTATCCGGGGAAGTACGCTTTGACAGTGAGCTGA
- a CDS encoding Kae1-associated kinase Bud32: MVKTYLGGEAEVRIYEDFVEKIRRRKRYRIPELDEEIRKKRTRTEARIISQARRAGVATPIIFDVENDKIVMERIKGEELKDVMNEELCKEVGRIAAKLHSAGIIHGDLTPRNMIYSEGKIYLIDFGLAFHSHEVEAKGVDLHVFVESLKAAYDDWESLKEAFLQGYLEGGGSEEVLERLKEIEQRGRYIER, encoded by the coding sequence ATGGTAAAAACCTACCTCGGCGGAGAAGCCGAGGTGAGAATTTACGAAGACTTCGTCGAGAAAATAAGGAGGAGAAAGAGGTACAGAATACCGGAGCTTGACGAGGAGATAAGGAAGAAGAGGACGAGAACTGAAGCGAGGATAATTTCTCAGGCGAGAAGAGCTGGGGTTGCGACGCCGATAATTTTTGACGTGGAGAACGATAAAATCGTCATGGAGAGGATAAAGGGTGAGGAGCTGAAGGACGTTATGAACGAAGAACTTTGTAAGGAAGTTGGAAGGATAGCGGCAAAACTCCATTCAGCTGGAATAATTCACGGAGATTTAACTCCAAGAAACATGATCTATTCGGAGGGTAAAATTTACTTGATAGACTTCGGCTTGGCTTTTCACAGTCACGAGGTAGAGGCTAAAGGGGTGGATTTGCACGTTTTCGTAGAGTCGCTGAAAGCGGCTTACGACGACTGGGAGAGTTTAAAGGAGGCTTTTCTTCAGGGATATTTGGAAGGTGGAGGTAGCGAAGAAGTTCTGGAGAGGTTGAAGGAGATAGAGCAAAGGGGAAGGTATATAGAAAGGTAG
- the nth gene encoding endonuclease III produces the protein MDWEWLINVMENEAKKRNAAVFWKSERDPFKILVSAILSTRTRDEATIEASERLFRVVKTPEDLARMKVEEIEKLIRGVGFYREKAKKLKKLGEILVKEFNSRVPDKLEDLLKLPGVGRKVANVVLAEAFGKEAIAVDTHVHRISNRLGLVETKTPEETEEELKKIVPKKYWRRVNKAMVGFGQTICKPIKPKCNECKLVEICKYGKSLLKGG, from the coding sequence GTGGACTGGGAATGGCTTATAAATGTAATGGAAAACGAAGCGAAGAAGAGAAATGCTGCAGTGTTCTGGAAATCTGAGCGGGATCCCTTCAAAATTCTCGTTTCGGCAATTTTAAGCACGAGAACGAGAGACGAAGCGACAATAGAAGCTTCAGAGAGGCTGTTTAGGGTCGTGAAAACTCCGGAAGATCTTGCGAGGATGAAAGTCGAGGAGATTGAGAAACTCATCAGAGGTGTAGGTTTTTACAGAGAAAAGGCTAAGAAGCTTAAAAAACTCGGCGAGATTCTCGTCAAGGAGTTCAATTCGAGAGTTCCGGACAAGCTTGAGGACCTTCTTAAACTCCCGGGAGTTGGAAGAAAAGTTGCTAACGTCGTCTTGGCTGAAGCGTTTGGAAAGGAAGCTATAGCAGTAGACACCCACGTCCACAGAATCTCGAACAGGCTCGGATTGGTTGAGACGAAAACTCCGGAAGAGACGGAAGAGGAGCTGAAAAAGATCGTTCCGAAAAAGTACTGGAGAAGGGTAAACAAAGCTATGGTAGGCTTCGGACAGACAATATGTAAGCCAATAAAGCCGAAGTGTAACGAGTGTAAGTTGGTGGAGATTTGCAAGTACGGAAAATCACTCCTTAAAGGCGGTTAG
- a CDS encoding bifunctional N(6)-L-threonylcarbamoyladenine synthase/serine/threonine protein kinase, which produces MIALGIEGTAWNLSVGVVNEREVLVLENSPYIPSSGGIHPREAAQHHSEEIGNVLKRVFSKISPDKIDLVAFSQGPGLGPCLRIVATAARTLALKLGKPLVGVNHCLAHVEVGKWTTKAKNPVAVYVSGGNTQIIARRGKRYRVFGETLDIGLGNAIDKLARYMGLPHPGGPKIEELAKKGSKYLKLPYVVKGMDLSFSGVVTAAQKYYDAGERKEDIAYSFQETTFSMVAEVSERAMAFLELDELLLVGGVGANKRLQEILGIMCEDRGAKFYAPPKELMGDNGAMIAYTGLLMYKHGYETKIEDSMVLPNFRIDEVEVRW; this is translated from the coding sequence ATGATCGCCTTAGGCATCGAAGGAACCGCTTGGAACTTGAGTGTTGGAGTAGTCAACGAGAGAGAAGTTTTAGTTCTCGAGAACTCCCCGTACATTCCCTCTTCCGGAGGAATTCATCCGAGGGAAGCTGCCCAGCACCATTCCGAGGAAATAGGTAACGTTTTGAAGAGGGTTTTTTCGAAAATTAGTCCGGATAAGATAGACCTCGTAGCTTTTTCTCAGGGTCCCGGATTAGGACCCTGTTTGAGAATTGTAGCCACTGCTGCGAGAACTTTAGCTCTAAAGCTCGGAAAACCTCTTGTAGGAGTTAACCATTGCCTTGCGCACGTGGAAGTGGGAAAGTGGACGACGAAAGCTAAGAATCCGGTTGCCGTTTACGTGAGCGGAGGAAACACCCAGATAATTGCAAGGAGGGGAAAGAGATACAGAGTTTTCGGAGAAACGCTCGACATAGGTTTGGGAAATGCGATAGACAAGTTAGCGAGGTACATGGGTTTACCCCATCCGGGAGGGCCTAAGATCGAAGAACTTGCCAAAAAAGGAAGCAAATACCTCAAACTTCCCTACGTAGTAAAAGGGATGGATTTATCCTTTAGCGGGGTAGTTACGGCTGCACAGAAATACTACGACGCCGGAGAGAGAAAGGAGGATATAGCTTACAGCTTTCAGGAGACCACTTTTTCCATGGTGGCTGAAGTTTCCGAAAGAGCTATGGCTTTTCTCGAGCTCGACGAACTGCTTTTAGTCGGGGGAGTGGGAGCTAACAAGAGGTTGCAGGAAATTCTCGGAATTATGTGCGAAGATAGAGGAGCCAAGTTCTACGCCCCTCCGAAAGAGTTGATGGGAGACAACGGAGCTATGATCGCTTATACAGGATTGCTGATGTACAAGCACGGTTACGAGACGAAAATAGAAGATTCGATGGTTCTGCCGAACTTCAGAATAGACGAGGTGGAAGTTAGATGGTAA